Proteins encoded by one window of Pirellulales bacterium:
- the crcB gene encoding fluoride efflux transporter CrcB, with the protein MLKWIFIAAGGALGSVLRYAVQGWFREAFGARFPWGTFVVNITGCLLIGLLAGLFAGPRIIRDEYKIGLMIGVLGGYTTFSSFGLETFNLAHEGEFRLALVNMALSCAVGFVAVWIGYRLAERWFGV; encoded by the coding sequence ATGCTCAAATGGATTTTTATTGCCGCCGGCGGAGCGTTGGGCTCCGTGTTACGCTATGCCGTGCAAGGTTGGTTTCGAGAAGCCTTTGGCGCGCGGTTTCCCTGGGGAACGTTTGTTGTCAACATCACCGGTTGCTTGCTGATTGGGCTGCTGGCCGGTTTGTTCGCTGGCCCGCGAATCATCCGCGATGAATACAAAATCGGCCTGATGATTGGCGTGCTGGGCGGCTACACCACATTTTCCAGTTTCGGTTTGGAAACGTTCAACCTGGCCCACGAGGGAGAGTTTCGCTTGGCGCTGGTGAACATGGCGCTCAGTTGCGCAGTCGGCTTCGTGGCCGTATGGATTGGCTACCGGCTGGCGGAACGTTGGTTTGGAGTGTGA